Part of the Paracoccus sp. S3-43 genome, CGGGTAAAGTAAAGCTCGTCCAGTTCCTCAAGCTTCTTTTCGATGCGCGTGGTGACCTGGGTCAGCGTCTCGTCCACGGTGGCGCCGGGCAGGGCGGCGCTGATCACCATGATCTTGATGGTGAAATTCGGGTCTTCCTCGCGCCCCAGCTTGGTATAGCTGAGCGTCCCCGCCACCAGCGAGACGATCAGCAGGAACCACACGAAGCTGCGGTGGTTCAGCGCCCAGTCGGACAGGTTGAAACGCTTCACGGATCGACCCTTTCGCCGACGGGCTGGCCGTCGGTCAGCGAATTGACGCCCCGGATCACCACCTCGTCGCCGGGGGACAGCCCCGCGCCGATCAGGACGCGGCCCTGGAAGGCGACGCTGGGGGTGACGGGAACCGCCTCGACATGGGCGCCGCCCTCGTTACGGACCACGCGCCAGACATGCGGCGCGCCGTCGCGCAGGAAGATCGCCGCCTGGGACAGCATCAGCGCGGGTTCGCTGGCGCTGCCCAGCCGGGCGCGGATCAGCGCGCCCAGGCGGAAGGGCGCGTCGGGCGGCAGGGTCAGATACAGCCTGCGGGTGCGGGTCGCCATGTCGGCCACGGGGTCGATCCGGTCCAGCACGGCCTGCACCTGCCGGTCGGGGTCGGTGCGCTGCCACAGGGTGAAGACGGCATTGTCGGGAAGGCCCGCAAGCGCCGATTCGGGCAGGTCGATCACCGCCTCGCGCTGATCCTCGGCCGACAGTTGCAGGACCGGCGTTCCCGCGCCCAGCACGCTGCCGGGGGCCTCGTAGACCGCGCTGACGACGCCCGAAAAGGGCGCGGTCATCCGCGCATGGCCCTGGGAATCGCGCGCCTGCACCAAGGCCGAGCGGGCCTGTTCGGCCCCGGCCTGGGCGGCGGTGGCGGCGCGTTGGGCCTGCTCCAGCTGCGCGGCGCTGGCGACGTTGCGGGCCGCCAGGGCCTTGGTCCGTTCCAGCGTCAGGCGGGCCGTGTCGCGCTGAACCTCGGCCGCGGCCAGGGCGGCCTCGGCGGCGCGGGTGGTTGCCTCCAGATCCTCGGCGGCCAGGTTGGCCAGCACATCGCCCTGCCGGACCCGGTCGCCCAGATCGACGGGGCGCGACACCATCCGGCCCAGCGTCTGGAACGCCATCGTGACCTGCGTGCGCGACGCCACCACGCCGGGGATCCACCGCGCGTCCCGGCCGCGATCCTCGACGATCTCGGACACGATGGGCCGGATCGGGGCGGCAGCTTCGGCATGAGAGCGGAAATCCAGCCATCCGGGCAGATCCAGCGCCCCGGCCGGTGCGGCCAGAACCAGGGACAAGGCGGCCAGCAGGCATGTCGTCCGGATCATGGCAAGACCCTGGCCTGCCGGACCTGCCGTCCGGGATAGAGAAGCTGAGAGCCCGCGCCGACCACCACATCCCCCGCCGCGATCCCGTCCGAAAGATAGACCACGCCGTCGGCGAACTGTGCGATGGTCACGGGCACCAGGCTGACACGGCTGTCGGCATCGACGCGCCAGACGGCGGGCCGGCCGCCCTCGCGCATCAGCGCCGTCCAGGGCACCGCGATGCCCCGGTCCACGGCGATATCCACATGCCCCCGCACCGCCGCGCCCAACAGCGCGGTATCGGCCGCCACACCGTCGATCCGGACCCGCATCGCCACCGTCCCCGAGGCCGGATCCACCAGGGGCGAGATCTCGGACACGGTGCCCCGCATCTCGGGGCGGTCGATGTCCAGGGTGTCCAGCCGCACGACTGCGCCCTTGGCGCTGTCCAGGCCGGGATGGTCGGGGGCGTTGAACACGGCCTCCAGCCCGTCCAGCGTGGCCAGGGTCAGGACCGGCTGCGCGGCGCCGACGATCTGGCCGGGGGCCATGTCGCGGGCGGTGACGACCGCATCCTGGGGCGCCCGCATGACCGTATCCTCGACCGCGCGGCGGGTCTGGTCCAGGCTGCTTTCGGCGCGTTCGACGGTGCCCTGCGCCTCGGACAGGGCGCGCAGGGCGTCGTCGCGGGCGGCGCGGGTGCCGACGCCGCGCGCCAGCAGGGCATCGGCCCGTTCGCTGGCCAGGCGGGCCTGCGCCAAGCCCGCGCGGGCGGCGTCAAGACCCGCCTGGGCCACGCGCAGGGCCTGGTCCTGCTGGACCGAATCGAGGCGCGCCAGTTCCTGGCCCTCGGTCACGCGGTCGCCTTCGTCGACCAGCACGTCGGTCACGCGTCCGGGCTGGCGAAAGCTCATCTGCACGCTGTCGGCGGCGGTCAGGCTGCCCGACAGTTGCAGGTCGATCTGCACCGGCTGTTCGCGGGCCGAGACCAGCTCGACGCGCAACAGGTCATTTTGCGCAACCGCCGGAAATGCCGACAATCCCGCAACCGCAATGCCCCATGCCAACCGCCAGCCGCCCATCAAAATGTCCCATCGAAATATGACATGTCTGCGTCACAATCGGCGCCAAGGGAAGCCCCTGCCTTTACGTCACCGCGGCCTTCTGCCGAAACTTTTCATCATCCCAGAGGCCGCCCTGCAACAGGCGGGCCAGCGCGTCGACCGCCCGTTCCACGTCGTCCAGGTCGTTATACAGCGGCGCGAAGCCGAATCGCAGCACATCGGGGGCGCGGAAATCGCCCACCACGCCCGCCGCGATCAGCGCCTGCATCACCGCATAGGCTTGGGGATGGCGAAAGCCGATCTGCGACCCGCGCCGGGCCGGATCGCGCGGCGAATTCAGCGTCACGTCCGGGCATCGCGCCTCGACCCCGGCGACGAAGGCCTGGGTCAGGTCGATGGACCGGGCGCGCAGATCGGACAGGCTGACCTCTTCCCAGACATCCAGGGCGGCGTCCAGCGCGGTCAGCGCGATCACGGGCGGGGTGCCGACACGCATCCGCTCGACCCCCGAAGCCGGGCGGTAATCCAGGTCAAAGGCGAAGGGCGCGTCATGGCCCATCCAGCCTTGCAGGATCGGCTGGGCGGCATCGGCATGGCGCGGATGGGTCCAGATGAAGGCGGGCGCCCCCGGCCCGCCGTTCAGGTATTTATAGGTGCAGCCGACCGCGAAATCGGCGTCCGCCCCGGTCAGGTCCACATCCACCGCCCCCGCCGAATGCGCCAGATCCCACACCGTCAGCGCGCCAGCCTCATGCGCGCGGGCGGTCAGCGCGGCCATGTCGTGACGCCGCCCGGTGCGGTAATCGACCTCGGTCAGCATCAGGACGGCCAAGTCAGGGGTGATCGCGGCCTCGACCTCCTCGGGCGGGACCACGCGCAGCTCGGCCCCGACCGCCTGGGCCAGGCCCTGCGCGACATACAGATCGGACGGGAAATTGCCGCTGTCCGACAGGATCACCCGCCGGCCGGGCCGCAGCCGCAGCGCGGCGCTGAGCGCCTGGAACACCTTGATCGACAGCGTGTCGCCCATCACCACCTGCCCCGGTCCCGCGCCGATCAGCCGGGCGATGCGGTCGCCGATGCGGCGCGGCTGGACATACCAGCCCGCCTTGTTCCAGCCGGTGATCAGCATCTGCGACCATTCCTCGGCCATCATCCGGGCCACGCGGTCCCTGGCCGCCACCGGCATCGGTCCCAGCGAATTGCCGTCCAGATAGGTGATGCCCTGCGGCAGGTGGAAGGCGCGGCGGGTGGCGGCGAAATCGGTCATGGTCCTCTCCCTCTTGACCGCAGGCTAGCAGCAGCCTCTCCTGCGCGAAAGAGAGGGCAGGATGCCGTATCACGTCACCGATTGGGACGACGCCTATGCCAATACCGTCCATATTCCGGGGGGCAAGGGCTTTTTTGCCCGCTGGCAGGACGCGGCCGCCCGGTTCCGCGACGCCCACCCGCCCCAGGCCGTGGGCCGGGGCCACCTGTTCCACCCCGACGGACCCGCGCGGGGCCTGATGGTCTTCGTCCACGGCGGCTACTGGATGGAGACCACGCCCGATCTGTGGTCGCATCTGGCGGCGGGCGCCTTGGCGCGCGGCTGGGCGGCGGCCCTGCCCGGCTATACCCTGGCGCCCCAGGCCCGGATCGCGCAGATGGTGCATCAGGTCGCCGCCGCCATCGCCGAGGCCGCCGGGCGCATCGGCGGGCCCATCGTCCTGACCGGCCATTCGGCGGGCGGACATCTGGCCGCGCGGATGATCTGCGACGACGCCACCCTGCCCGATGCGGTGGCGGCGCGGGTGACGGGCTGTGTGCCGATCTCTCCGCTGGCCGACCTGCGGCCGCTTTTGCACACGGCGATGAACGCCACGCTGCGCCTCGATGCGGCCGAGGCGGCGGCGGACAGCCCGGCCCTGCTGGCGCCCCGCCCCGGCATCCCGGTCACCACCTGGGTCGGCGCCGACGAGCGGCCCGAATTCCTCCGCCAGGCCCGGCTGCTGGCCGATATCTGGGCGGGCCTGGGCGCCGCGACCGACTGCCTGGTCGAACCGGAACGCCACCATTACGACGTGATCGAGGGGCTGGAGCGGCCGGACAGCCCGCTGATGGACCGCCTGCTCAGCCGGTGAAATCCGCCAGCTTCGCCGCAGTCAGGTCCAGCAGCACCTGCGGGGCGATGGCGAAGATGTGGCGCGGCGTGCCCGCAGCGGCCCAGACGCGGTCGAACTCCAGCAGGCGCGGGTCGAAGAACGCCGCCACCGGCTTCAGATGCCCGACCGGGGCCACGCCGCCGATGGCGAAACCGGTTTCCTCGCGGATCAGCGCGGCGTCGGCCTTGCCCAGCGGCTGGCCCGCCACCTGCGTCGCCCTGGCCGGATCGACGCGGTTGCCGCCGGCGGTCAGGAACAGGACCGCATGACCCGACGCCTCGCCCCGGAAGATGATCGACTTGGCGATCTGGTCCACATGACAGCCCGCCGCCTGCGCGGCCTCGGCCGCCGTGCGGGTGCTGTCCGCCATCTCCAGGATTTCGACCGCCACGCCTGCCCCGTCAAGGGCGGCCCTGACCCGCGCCAGGCTCTTGCTCATGTCCTCTGTCCCCTCGCGCCAAGCGTCTTGCGCTTTGGCGTCAGCCGTGTTGTTGCAGGACCGATCATCACGGAGGCCCGCATGAACGTCTATACCCTGCTGGTCGAGGTGGGCCGCACCAAGGATGACGGCCTGCCCGACGGATCGACCGGCGCGGCGCTCATCTGCTATGCCGCGGGCGGGGACGAGGCCGAGGCGGTGCGTGAAACCGTGGCCATCCTTAAGCAGGCGGATCTGGCGCCGCTGGACG contains:
- a CDS encoding efflux RND transporter periplasmic adaptor subunit; the protein is MIRTTCLLAALSLVLAAPAGALDLPGWLDFRSHAEAAAPIRPIVSEIVEDRGRDARWIPGVVASRTQVTMAFQTLGRMVSRPVDLGDRVRQGDVLANLAAEDLEATTRAAEAALAAAEVQRDTARLTLERTKALAARNVASAAQLEQAQRAATAAQAGAEQARSALVQARDSQGHARMTAPFSGVVSAVYEAPGSVLGAGTPVLQLSAEDQREAVIDLPESALAGLPDNAVFTLWQRTDPDRQVQAVLDRIDPVADMATRTRRLYLTLPPDAPFRLGALIRARLGSASEPALMLSQAAIFLRDGAPHVWRVVRNEGGAHVEAVPVTPSVAFQGRVLIGAGLSPGDEVVIRGVNSLTDGQPVGERVDP
- a CDS encoding efflux RND transporter periplasmic adaptor subunit, which produces MRVELVSAREQPVQIDLQLSGSLTAADSVQMSFRQPGRVTDVLVDEGDRVTEGQELARLDSVQQDQALRVAQAGLDAARAGLAQARLASERADALLARGVGTRAARDDALRALSEAQGTVERAESSLDQTRRAVEDTVMRAPQDAVVTARDMAPGQIVGAAQPVLTLATLDGLEAVFNAPDHPGLDSAKGAVVRLDTLDIDRPEMRGTVSEISPLVDPASGTVAMRVRIDGVAADTALLGAAVRGHVDIAVDRGIAVPWTALMREGGRPAVWRVDADSRVSLVPVTIAQFADGVVYLSDGIAAGDVVVGAGSQLLYPGRQVRQARVLP
- the kynU gene encoding kynureninase, with the protein product MTDFAATRRAFHLPQGITYLDGNSLGPMPVAARDRVARMMAEEWSQMLITGWNKAGWYVQPRRIGDRIARLIGAGPGQVVMGDTLSIKVFQALSAALRLRPGRRVILSDSGNFPSDLYVAQGLAQAVGAELRVVPPEEVEAAITPDLAVLMLTEVDYRTGRRHDMAALTARAHEAGALTVWDLAHSAGAVDVDLTGADADFAVGCTYKYLNGGPGAPAFIWTHPRHADAAQPILQGWMGHDAPFAFDLDYRPASGVERMRVGTPPVIALTALDAALDVWEEVSLSDLRARSIDLTQAFVAGVEARCPDVTLNSPRDPARRGSQIGFRHPQAYAVMQALIAAGVVGDFRAPDVLRFGFAPLYNDLDDVERAVDALARLLQGGLWDDEKFRQKAAVT
- a CDS encoding alpha/beta hydrolase — encoded protein: MPYHVTDWDDAYANTVHIPGGKGFFARWQDAAARFRDAHPPQAVGRGHLFHPDGPARGLMVFVHGGYWMETTPDLWSHLAAGALARGWAAALPGYTLAPQARIAQMVHQVAAAIAEAAGRIGGPIVLTGHSAGGHLAARMICDDATLPDAVAARVTGCVPISPLADLRPLLHTAMNATLRLDAAEAAADSPALLAPRPGIPVTTWVGADERPEFLRQARLLADIWAGLGAATDCLVEPERHHYDVIEGLERPDSPLMDRLLSR
- a CDS encoding YbaK/EbsC family protein: MSKSLARVRAALDGAGVAVEILEMADSTRTAAEAAQAAGCHVDQIAKSIIFRGEASGHAVLFLTAGGNRVDPARATQVAGQPLGKADAALIREETGFAIGGVAPVGHLKPVAAFFDPRLLEFDRVWAAAGTPRHIFAIAPQVLLDLTAAKLADFTG